The Pungitius pungitius chromosome 13, fPunPun2.1, whole genome shotgun sequence genome includes the window GCTGAGGGACGGGACGGGGGCCCGCCAGTGATAACGTTTGTCCCGGCCGAGGGGGGGGCTGACCTGCCCGGGGGAAACACGGAGGGAGACGGACAAGTTGGATGAGGGGGAAAAGTTGCTCGTTGCTCAATAATCattgtaagagccattatgctctcaaatggctgttgtagttccactggagaacactgggtggagtatgggtttaaggtatatagataatcagagagcaggggaggccaGGTGttatggggaagcaaacagtttttgaccgtgaagATCAAGAATCATGGTGGACCATAACTAttgattgcaatgtgtttgagcatcagaaccgagccaaaataaagacgataaatgcagtattggactggaagtggatttgtttggaaccacgcgtcagatagccctacgAACACCTCtaactagtgacaagatggtaaatTGTCGCTACAATCATTTTGTATAAAGAACagaagctctgtgtgtgtgtgtgtgtgcgtgcgttctTGCGTCACCTGTGCAGTCTCTTCAAAGATGTCCTCGTCCTCTGAGGAAGCAGAGCCAGGGTGAGAAGAATCGGAGCTCCCCTCATCTTCCTCACGCAGCATCCTTTTCACCTAAATACGACGAAAGGTTTGCTGAGTTTTTTAATTGCTGATGACCTCTTATTACCACAATGTTTCCAGGTTCTGATGTGTTTTGTAAGGAGGCCAACTGGTCTGTAAGTTACAACTGGACTGATTCAATCAATTAGAAGAAATAGTTTTTCCAAAAAACCTCCcaaaggtcaaataaaaatcAACGTAAAGCTGCAGGAACCATTTTTCAGGCTGAAGATCACACGtcgttttatattttatattgttaTACTTAACATGTCTGATTAAAGTACTGAGATGTGTCTCTGGGCAACTGATGGATTTGAGTAAaactatcattattattattattattataacttaTATCTGGTccactaacttttttttttaaacatgaagtGGATTcatgagaaatgagaaagatCCACCATTGACATAAAGATGGATATTAGATAAAAACAACCCAAAGGCTGAGATGGCGCCACCTGCTGTGCGGTCATGCTGTCGGCCTGGCTCAGGGTGGCACACAGCAGCGCCTGGAAGTACAGGTTGAAGCTCATGGCGGACTGACGGTAGAGATTCGCCGCTCCACAGACGCCCGACACCTTCATCAGCAGGTACTTGAGGCCGGGCCGAGTGTCGAAGTCTCTCGCTGTCCTGCGGGGAGGAGAGAAATCTGTCAGTGTGaagcccatcatcatcatcatcatcatcactctcACGAGAAAGCAACTCTTGCACTGACCTGTAAGAGTCCAGCAGCAGATCCAGGATTGTGGCCAAGTTGGTCATGGAGATGTAGCGCAGGAAGCCAGCGGAGGCACGGCCGGGGTCAGGGGTCACGGGTGTGACCCTTTCGGTGCCGTCGGGCTGCTTGACGAACTCCTCCAGCAGGATGTCGGAGAGGTTTTGCAGCAGGACCTGGTGCGACAACAGGCTGACCACGATGGTGCGGAACGGAATCCTGCGGGGTTCacaatcattatcattattattcttCTTCATTGAGACAAACACGTGCGCAGGAACAACGTCAAAGAGAGCCGCCTCACCCAATTTTCCTTcaaccacagcagcagaaagaCAAGCAAAGACCGTTAGTGAGGGTTGGATTTGTGTCTAAATAAAAGGTTTAGACAGCACATCTACTAAGAAATACTCCTCCTAAAAAAATCACCACCCGTGTCTGAATTAGTCTGAATGGGAGTTATATTTTGGGGTGTGGAGGTTTGTCCTTGTGTGCGCGGCGTCCACCTCTTCGGAGCGCGCCCGTTGGCCTGCTGGTCCGTCGGCAGCTCGATGACCAGAACGCAGGACTGAGCGTGCTCGAAGCCCTCCTTGTTGTTGGGCGTCTTCGGGGAGCACTGGGTGTCCAACATGAAGACCTGGGACACAAAGGGGACTGCGGTTAGCGTATAATGTTTCCTCATTGAAGTTTCATTGCGTCTTTTCGTTCTTTGAGTTAAGGAGAAAGACAGCTGGAGGTAACTCGATTTCTAGTCTACTTTTCTTGAATATTTCCTATGAATATCCTTTATGGCTTTGGGTAATCAGTTTCAACACAAAAACCTCTTGAATTATTGAGGACAATAATGCAGATTTTTTGCAGccctgcttggggggggggcaaaagagcCCCTTCATGGCCTCGGGGTCAGAGGGTTTGCTGTAAAACTGCGGTTTGCATTTTAAAACGTGGATCTCCCTGCTGACTGAAAGAGCTTCTGAATGAAGCTCAGATAAGAATACTTATACATAACTACACTATTATTGtgtgtttagattcataaccTTGTGCGTCTCTCTCTGGCACTGAACTAAAACAcgttttacatttacttttttttttttacatcctcgTCCCGAGAAGCCCAAAGACCGGAtgatgcagaaagagaaaagctgATAAATCAAATGCAATACAGCATGACATAATCATAAGGTTTTAATCTGCAGAGACACGCCCCCGAACGCTAGTGTGCACTTTGTTATATCGAGTCGTACGCTTAAAGCGCACTCAACACTCCCCCTTCTGACTTCCTCGCGGCCAATAGATCGTCTGACCTGCTGAGCCATGGCTTTGATCCTCCAGTACTCGGCCTCGGCCGAAGGACAGTGGGACGGAGCCGCCACCTTCACCTCGCAGGCGTCTCCGGAAAAACTGTCCGAACCGCTGTGAAAACACGCCAGGAGGTTCTGCAGAGAGAcacggagagggggaggggggggattgaaaTACAAGGATACCTCCTCAATAAAAACGCGAAGAGCCGCCGACCACATCAATGCAGAATAAATGGCGCCAGCTGATGACCACATGTAAGATTATTGCTGGACTCAGGCGGTATTACACAGTTTAACGCAGCCGCCGCATTATATCTGATGTGACCCGGCTTGCGGTGCTTGTGATGCATGCAGCCTTTCTGTAGGCCCGAGCGAAAGGTCACGGCCGTGTGTGAAAAACACGAGCTTCACGTTAAAGACGTTAAAGCTTCATATTCACCGCCGCCAGtttcctctaaaaaaaacaccacgcATTCACTGCGAGGAGTCATTTCATTTACACAGTAAATCAACAACAGCGTGTCTGGGTGGGTACATatacatgtgtgcacacacatttatgtattcacGGATGGTGGTTATGCACATACACTGATGTAGAACAAACAAAACCGTCCCAACGTTCATTTTATCATTGCATATTTAATAGCATCCAACATGCCTCTTGATAACAGGACACTGTTAACGGCAACAAGACCTAAATAAATGGAATGTGCCAGATAAAACCAAACTGTTGGAGTCACAGTTACATAAAGAAACCTGCTGCGTATCTGTCAATGTGGCCCAGAGCACGTTAAGCTATATGTTGAGATGTCAAGTATTAAACTGAGAGTTTTTAAACCCTAGAGACTCCCGATGCATTGTGGACAGAAGAGTTTTATCCGATGTCCTTTTCGACAAAAGGTGATCATCTGTGAGATGAATTCCCCCAAAAAGTGCTTCAACGAGAAGacagaattgaaaaaaaggacACCACATTTCATCGTTGTCTTTCTTAATGCTTTTGATCAAGAACTCTCatcccctctcaccccccccccccccacatcagcTTGTTTCTAAGCTGTAAAGCTGCTTAGCAGCAGTCGGTCAGAAGAACACAAAATCCATCAATAGAATGCCTGGTGCTGTGTCCCCTCTATTgatatcgcacacacacacacacacacacacacacacacacacacacacacacacacacacacacacacacacacacacacacacacacacacacacacacacacacacacacacacacacacacacacacacacacacacacacacacacacacacacacacattatctgACGGCTCTACTTTATTCTTCTGCTAATGTCCAGACATTAAACaagtttaacacattttttctcatttctcatctacgtttttctccttcctgtttacatttgtgtgttgactatttgaaaaaaaaaacacatcgacATGTAATCGCGTCGCTTACCTTGACGGGCTCTAAAGTAGCCGAGAAAGCGTCCTGCAGGGCACAGCAGGCCAACCTCCACATTTCCTCTGTGAACACTGGGCCCACGGTGACCAGGATGTACCTGGAGAGAGGCCGCACAGGTTGGACGAGAGACGACCCCCAACCTAAAAGGGATCTGATCACATACTTTCTAACGACTGTCCATCGTTAAGTATCTATCATTCATTCCTATTGTTAATGCATTGGATGCCACAGTAGATATTTCAGCCACCTTCTCCTTTGGAAGCAGTTTACGGCTATTCATGATTTGGACTATTAAAAAGACGCTGATCGAGATTTAGAGATTCCTGCGTTTTCTAGTTGGGTGTTTAAGCAGCGTCACCTGATGCAGGAGCAGCCCACTCTGGAGATGGTCTCTGCCggctcagacacacacgccACCAGCAGCTTGAACAGATCCTTCAGCATCAGGTTGATCAGGGACTCGCAACCGATatctgcagagagacacacacacacacacacaccataacaAGGCAAACCATTAGCACACAGGATTGAGTTGGAGTGGCTGCAATTGAACTTTGCCTAAAGAGGGCAGTGGAATAACGAGTCATCAATCGCGCTCTGCTTCACTTTggtgcacagacacactttgTACACGATGGCGAGCAACGACGATTCATCGCTCTGTCTGTGAGGGTGGACCGAGGGTTCAGAGTGTTTCGTCTCTGATGCGCGTTGCACTAGCTGAAAAGGACAAATGTTGTTGCAGGAGCATGACAATATTTGACCGCCAGGGAGCCTTTTGCCCTATTTAGAGAAAGGCTTAGCTTTAAAAACAATACAGTTCTTCAGTGCTTATCTCAAAACAAAGTGGAAGCTAACCCGGGGGGGTTTATGTGGAGCAATGTCTATGTAACTATTTAGTATCTTAAAAGACCGCTCAAAAACCTTTACAAACTCGTCTGGGTGACGCTGAACTGAACAAACTGGGCCAATAGGGGGAAAAGCTACGGCGCCAGCAGCCGCGTCTCGCCTGAGTGTATGAAGCTGTTGACGTGCTCCACCACCAGCTCGCAGCACAGGCCGATGGCGTGTTTGAAGTTGGCCGCGGCCACGTCCCAGTAGGAGTGGTCGCCGTGgctacgctgcagccacagcgaCATGACGggaagcagcagctggatgaCGGAGAAGATGGCGAACCCGGGacctgcagcgggggggggggggagacagcggCGGCCGTTCACATCAAGTGCAGGCGAGGCGCAGGAGCATTCGGATTGAGGTCAGGTGACGCATTCCTTAGTAAGATTACCTGGCACGGCGGAGACCTCCCTGAGCAGCGCGAAGAGCAGCTCCAGGGTCGGAGGTTGGTGCTGGCGGGGGCAGTTTGACACCGCCGCAGTCAGCTGCTCCAGCAACAAAATCCACACCTGGATGAGCCctgcaggacgggggggggggggggggggtcagagagagagagagagatcgagaagaaaagagagcaaCGTGCGCGTTACCAGTCTCGTCGTCAAACTCCTGCAGGACGCAGTCCATCCCGTCCTCGGTGCTGATGGAGCGCTCCTGGCATCTCATCGGCAGGCTGGCGAGCCGCGCCCCCAGGAACACGGGCTTGGTCTGCATCTTGTAGATCTTTGCCAGCAGCTGTCGAGTCAAAAGCTCAATTACGCCCCCCCCGTGATTGAGGATGTGCATGTGAAGCTTCTTCCATCAGCAGCTACTCAATGATTGTTTTGGATTAataaaaaacgcacacaattcgccaaaagaaaaaaaggtcgtACCTGCGAACATTTGCGTAGGTAGTCCAGAGCAGGCAGGCAGAGGTCAGTGGAGCTGTAACCAGACACATGGACACAGTCTCCGATCTCCTTGTAGTCCacttctcctacacacacacacacacacacacgcacacacaatagTAACTGTGATGAGTACGTACTCCCAGACGGAAAAAGTCACAGTAACGAACTGAATGAAGCGGCGAGACAAACCTAAGCCCTTGACAAACTTCATGAGGCACATGATGTAGTCGGTCGCAGCGTTGGCAAAGACTTGGATGTTGTCGGTGTTGATGAAAGCCTCGAAGACGTCAAACACCGGTGCCTGGGACTTCCCTGGAGGAGAgaacacgaggggggggggggggggagcaatgaAAGAAGAGCATTTTGGTTGCTTCCGTCGACGAAACCTCAGGTATTTATAATAAACCAAACGTGTGTGCACTGGTACCCATGGAGTACTCTCCCAGCAGGTAGTCCTTGGTGTCGCTCTTGCTGCTGTGGACAGTCCTCAGAGCGctgaacagaggcctccagcctgAGAGGATCTGAGGAGAACACATCTCCACCAGCTCGCCTATCGACGTAATCACCtgcgggggatgggggggggaggggcgagaCAAACCTGGATACTCGTTCCTGACCGCGTGGCGAACCGCGTGCGTGGCGTTTACGGATGGCGGGTCGGTACTGCACCTGGTCCTGGACGTCCTCGTCACACAGCTCCAGCTGCATGATGTGCTCGAAGGGCCTGAACAGCGCCTCGTTGAAGTGGAAGTGCGGCAGCTCCGGCCAGCTGGTCAGCACCTCGGTGAGCACGTCGTGGATGAAGGAGACGGCCTTCTGGGACACGTGGCGCTCTTTGTGACACGAAGCCTGCGGGAACAACAACCTCTTCACTGTCTCAGCGGCGAGCTACAATGCTCATTTTTGGAGATCATCTTCTTTAACGTCATCCCCGAGAGTTAAAGGCCGCATGTGAAGAACAAttggtttaatgtttaaattcaAGAATTCCTTGAATTCCGGTTTCCTAACTTCCTTTGACCCCGCCCCGCTGACCCCTTGAAGATGGAAGCGGCCTACCTCCACCAGATGCGGTGCCACGACGCTCCAGGCCCGCATCATGTGGAGCAGCGGTCGGTTGCGGTTCCTGACGATCCTCAGCATGCCCTCGCCCAGGcggaagagatggagagcacTGCGCCGGTCCAGGGTCGACTTGGCCTCCCCTTCGGACGCACAGCGGAGGCATGAAGGGGGAGCGCTTCATTCGTCTCCTCATTAAACGCCCTAACCGTGTGGTGATGTAACCCGTTTTTTAAGAGAGCTTTTCCCCTTCCTTTTATTCATTCTAGATGGATTATAGTTCAATGTCAGAACTATGCACACTTAATTCTTCATTATATGTTCATTCTGGATATTAGCAAGGATTCACCGAAggagccaggtgtgtgtgtgtgtgtgtgtgtgtgtgtgtgtgtgtgtgtacctggcaTTGCCAGAGAATAGTCTCCGGTTTCAGTGACGGAGTCAAACAGCTGAGACTGAGACGCCTTCCTGAGCTGCTGCAAGAAGCCCACCAGCCCGACCAGGTTCAGCTTGGTGACGGCTTCTTCAAACAACCtggaacacacgcacacacacatgcacacacacacagacacacgcacagtgTTTCCATTACACCCACGGGAACATCTACAGTAGAAAATGACCCGAAATCATTAAAGAATAACAGCCTTTGAATGGTTGTGAAGTGAAAACattgtagtaataataatagtgcAGAAGAACACAGTTTGGGGGCCATCGAAGGTCACAGCCCGCTGCAGAGGACCATTCACTAtgttttggcccgcaatttcagCTTGGGAAATGTGTTCTGTCCATCTGCTGCAACAGATCAGAGGGAACATTTCTTTGCCCCTAAAAGCAGCAGGATAACCGGTTACATAAGAGATGATCCTTGAAATAAACACAGTTTATTCCCTGCTTGTGCCAAACTTTAACCAGCGCAGAACTGTTGGCCCGCACACTTATACAGACACGTTTGTACTTTAGATACCCGTGAGGACTCTGAACTTGACCCTGACCCAATTCTACATTTAATCCACAGTCTCAGGTTGCGAtgcgctgctgctgccatcttgtggttgttgtaaaaaaaaaaaagaaaaaagcattaTGCTGCATTATGAGAGGAGTATACTGTAGATTTATAATGATCATTGAGATGATCGTGCGACGTCCTGGGGCGCCCTACCGGTCGGCCTGCGTAGACAGTGTACACACGGCCTTGGCGGCGCTGGTCCCGGTCATCAGGCTGCCGCTCTTCAGGTCCAGGCCCCGTCCTCGGCTGCTCTCCCTCAGCAGCTCCTGGATGGACAGGGGCTGGATGACCGGCCGGCTCAGGCCCAGCTCCGAGGCCTCCGGGCTGGGCTCGCAGCTCAGCTCCGTGCCCAGGTCCACGGCGCCCGCCTGCTGGCTCTGCTGGGTGATGGTGGTCAGAGACGGCGGCTGGGAGGTGCCGTCGCTGAAGTGGGCGTGCTCCAACGAGCTGACGTATTCGGTcaccctgagagagagagagagagagaaagaaaaccagTAAATTAGAAATTCTGGTAAATATTTCAGATGGTGGAAACTGGGTAGCAGCTAGCATTGctatgttagtgtgtgtgtgtgtgtgtgtgcgtgcaccttAAGACATGTGGCCAGCAGTCGTGGTTGTGGCTCCCCATCTCCAGGCCTACGTTCAGGATGGCGTCCATACACAGCACATGAGCCGTGTGGAGGCGGACTCCCTGAGGACGACCGATCTGCTCCAGACGATGTTCAACGCGCTGCTTcactacgcacacacacacacacacacacacacacacacacacacacacacacacacacacacaggtatgtaACTTACAGTAGAAATGTAGGTCTCCACAAGCAGCAATATGCAAGTGCAACCTTTCTTAAAAAAAGCCATCATCAGAGGAAAATggcactacacacacacacaaatactttgGATAAACAATGTGTCAATCAAACCCTTGCCAACTCACATTCTGTGTTAGGTTGCTtttcgtgtttgtgtgtttgcgttatCGTGCGTCAGCGCGCATGTGTGTATCCGTCCCAGCAGTGCGAGCTGGCTCTCGGTACCTTGTGTGATGGCGTCGCCCATCTCGCcgccttccttctcctccttctcctcctgcacacaGGAGGCTGCGGCCATCTGGGCCAAAGCCGAGGCGCAGTTGGCAGCCAcacctacaaaataaaacacacacattcacacacacaaatgacaacATCTATGGGTTTGTAACTTAAGCATTTAATAGTGATCATGTTGTCTTATTTCTTTGATCCGAGTGATAGttattgtatttaaaaatacacaatacactTCAGTTCATTTAATCTCTTTCGTCCTTGTGGTGTATTAGGAGGGAGGGACTCTTATTGTGCAGATTGATGATTCGTTCCAAACAGGACATGTGACAAGAGATGTAAGAGCTGTCCAAGTTTTCTCATTAACACATGAAGCGCGAGACCGACGCACCCAGAGCGCAGCTGAGCGCCGCCGCTTTGCGCAGGCCGTCCAAACTCAGACAGATGGTGTCCCGCTCCCTCTGGCTCTGCTCCTTGACCCCCTCCGCCCCCAGGATGAACGCAAGGCCCTTGGAGCTGCCCGCCATGCGGCCGGTGAGCGGCGTGGACAGCACGTCGATCAGGTTCTTCCACACGCCGGTGAGGATGAAGCGCGAGAACACTGCgcctggaaaaaacaacaaaaaaaaaaaaaaacgtcgcaCGGCCGATTAAATGAGGTCAAAGACGTGATGCAACAGGTCTGACGTTATTTTTGCCAGCATTGACATTTCGTCAGCAAGGCGGAGCCGTTACTCCGTGTTTGCCTCAAGGAAcagatgcacatgcacacacaacaacaacaacaaaataaagagcacatgcGTCATCGGGGGACTGACTCAGCAGCCGTTACCATGGCGACCCTGGCCAAGCCTTTGTCCTCCTGGTCGTTGACTCATTCTCTCCATCTCGGCCTGAGtcggccccccctcctctctttttcccCACCTcgccctttgttgtttttctatccCCGCGTGTAGCGATATGAAACCACTGAATAATTCACTGAGTAAATCCGTGAATGAACCGAATCGATCGATCTATCCGTCGCATTCCGTCCACCGACCTGCCAACACCGTGTCACTGTCCGCCTTGGCACAGCTGAGCGGCGATCTGCTGGACGCTCTCCTGATCAGCTGTCCTCCAATCGCACTGCTGCCCAGACCGTCAATATCTGGGGAGGAGGGAACATCGTCCATCTGGTTCTCAATTGATGTGGTTATTTTAGAGGGTTCTTTTGGCCAACCATGACGTACAATTACACGAGTTCTGGGGAATTTTAGTAACATTGTGTCCAAGAAAATGTCCACCAAGTTTCCATCCTTTAATCACCTTCAAGGTGAGAAACCACAGAGGTTGAGGCGAACGGGTGGAGTAGGTACCTGTCAGCACGGTGATGAGCGGCAGCGTGTGGTCCTCCGGGGAGCCCCAGTACCCGGCCTCGCCCAGCAGGTTGCGCTCCAACACCTGGCGGTAGAGCTCCTCGATCCAGGCTTGAGAGAGAACCACGAGGACGCCGCTGCTCTGGATCAGACGCACAAACTCCTTCTGCGACAAAGGGGCCAGTCATCAAGATCCATCCAGCTATTCCATTTCATCAGTTTCAGACCTCcaccggggggtggggagggggtcgTTTGCTGCTCACCAGGCTGAGGACGGGTGCGAGCGTGCGGCGCCGGTAGTAGTCGCAGCAGCAGAGTTTGAGGCTGAGCAGCAGAGCGTAGTAGGACACCAGGTACAGGCCGTCCGCGTTCATCAGGGACTGACAGCTCAGGGTGTCTCCTGCCTCGAAGCCCGGGGAGTGGATCCCACCTGGGGGGGGGTATAGATAAACCAGTATTAGTGTTTAGAG containing:
- the arfgef3 gene encoding brefeldin A-inhibited guanine nucleotide-exchange protein 3 isoform X2; this encodes MEEILRKLQKDASGHKHKAIRDACVYARETLESQNGSVKISPSKLRERCLLPLQMALESKNTKLGQTALTGMQLLCEDRFVGGVSREVEVLEKQLLSQMLEAIRVTPSLHEDLQVEVMKVLLCITYSPNFDINGDSILRIAEVCIKTYMSSCHQRSINTAVRATLSQILGDLTLQLRHRQEGADGDEVTAVPLHRRDISPTSQALCEDVVTVLTVFCEKLESVDSENQLLQLFYLECILSMLSSCPPTMHLSRGFTDLVWKQLCPSLVAIMGNPVNDKTIASHHGYAAPSDRPSDRHVLGMGQEVDSSAGGVSDQGRGSGCSSSAPARIAAVVRTVCYVAAELVRLVSCVESMKPVLQSLYHRILLYPPPQHRTEAIRIMKEILGSPQRLYDLAGPCVAEPETRKRSFSKRKSHLDLLKLVMDGMTEACMKGGIEACYSSVSCACALLGALEELSQGRGIQPEQAPLLLRRLADMKDGTESTRESMEINEADFRWQRHILSSEQAPWEPCSSSFSSSAAPANVAAERSPDISISITTETGHTTVDLEPVELAAGLAQTTPEECGEDARLPPLAPRGEQEGSELAATQGSGREEGGRAMEVEGRGEKDTAGGGGGGGGGGGERGAVVPPDVVQRSHGLVYPDITNFLSVESRTRGPPGGGSRYSESNFSIEEQDLSRTEFDSCDQYSMAAEKDSGRSDVSDIGSDNASLADEEQQQQQTPRDCPGHRSLRGAALSLKLLRNQEADQQGARLFVQSLAALLPRLLGLASAGEVDLSLQNFSSAFCSGLQAGGIHSPGFEAGDTLSCQSLMNADGLYLVSYYALLLSLKLCCCDYYRRRTLAPVLSLKEFVRLIQSSGVLVVLSQAWIEELYRQVLERNLLGEAGYWGSPEDHTLPLITVLTDIDGLGSSAIGGQLIRRASSRSPLSCAKADSDTVLAGAVFSRFILTGVWKNLIDVLSTPLTGRMAGSSKGLAFILGAEGVKEQSQRERDTICLSLDGLRKAAALSCALGVAANCASALAQMAAASCVQEEKEEKEGGEMGDAITQVKQRVEHRLEQIGRPQGVRLHTAHVLCMDAILNVGLEMGSHNHDCWPHVLRVTEYVSSLEHAHFSDGTSQPPSLTTITQQSQQAGAVDLGTELSCEPSPEASELGLSRPVIQPLSIQELLRESSRGRGLDLKSGSLMTGTSAAKAVCTLSTQADRLFEEAVTKLNLVGLVGFLQQLRKASQSQLFDSVTETGDYSLAMPGEAKSTLDRRSALHLFRLGEGMLRIVRNRNRPLLHMMRAWSVVAPHLVEASCHKERHVSQKAVSFIHDVLTEVLTSWPELPHFHFNEALFRPFEHIMQLELCDEDVQDQVITSIGELVEMCSPQILSGWRPLFSALRTVHSSKSDTKDYLLGEYSMGKSQAPVFDVFEAFINTDNIQVFANAATDYIMCLMKFVKGLGEVDYKEIGDCVHVSGYSSTDLCLPALDYLRKCSQLLAKIYKMQTKPVFLGARLASLPMRCQERSISTEDGMDCVLQEFDDETGLIQVWILLLEQLTAAVSNCPRQHQPPTLELLFALLREVSAVPGPGFAIFSVIQLLLPVMSLWLQRSHGDHSYWDVAAANFKHAIGLCCELVVEHVNSFIHSDIGCESLINLMLKDLFKLLVACVSEPAETISRVGCSCIRYILVTVGPVFTEEMWRLACCALQDAFSATLEPVKNLLACFHSGSDSFSGDACEVKVAAPSHCPSAEAEYWRIKAMAQQVFMLDTQCSPKTPNNKEGFEHAQSCVLVIELPTDQQANGRAPKRIPFRTIVVSLLSHQVLLQNLSDILLEEFVKQPDGTERVTPVTPDPGRASAGFLRYISMTNLATILDLLLDSYRTARDFDTRPGLKYLLMKVSGVCGAANLYRQSAMSFNLYFQALLCATLSQADSMTAQQVKRMLREEDEGSSDSSHPGSASSEDEDIFEETAQVSPPLGRDKRYHWRAPVPSLSVQPLSSADWAWLVKRLYKLCMDLCNSYTQMHRDLESTLEDMALQRGGGAGGGGGDHVFFLPLFPSETSTPTSASGLSARGTPSEDGAYRCQAADSAASPGDTPTPSPGFSCTGSLPHHIRPEGERRDSGTAGGAAAAGGGRRKEWWESAGNKLYTIATDKTISKLMMEYKRRKQQQPPQQQSHVNLFMKEQGRAAAAAGGGGGGGVGERPLQRPQQLVDQQAPPMRHSVSAGPEVLRQEKRPRSGSTISSHGVSLRDSEAQIQAWTNMVLTLLKQILLLSDPSFLALQPALYPCLGQLSCHVTDGRVRQALREWLCRVGRLYDISA
- the arfgef3 gene encoding brefeldin A-inhibited guanine nucleotide-exchange protein 3 isoform X1, whose protein sequence is MEEILRKLQKDASGHKHKAIRDACVYARETLESQNGSVKISPSKLRERCLLPLQMALESKNTKLGQTALTGMQKLLCEDRFVGGVSREVEVLEKQLLSQMLEAIRVTPSLHEDLQVEVMKVLLCITYSPNFDINGDSILRIAEVCIKTYMSSCHQRSINTAVRATLSQILGDLTLQLRHRQEGADGDEVTAVPLHRRDISPTSQALCEDVVTVLTVFCEKLESVDSENQLLQLFYLECILSMLSSCPPTMHLSRGFTDLVWKQLCPSLVAIMGNPVNDKTIASHHGYAAPSDRPSDRHVLGMGQEVDSSAGGVSDQGRGSGCSSSAPARIAAVVRTVCYVAAELVRLVSCVESMKPVLQSLYHRILLYPPPQHRTEAIRIMKEILGSPQRLYDLAGPCVAEPETRKRSFSKRKSHLDLLKLVMDGMTEACMKGGIEACYSSVSCACALLGALEELSQGRGIQPEQAPLLLRRLADMKDGTESTRESMEINEADFRWQRHILSSEQAPWEPCSSSFSSSAAPANVAAERSPDISISITTETGHTTVDLEPVELAAGLAQTTPEECGEDARLPPLAPRGEQEGSELAATQGSGREEGGRAMEVEGRGEKDTAGGGGGGGGGGGERGAVVPPDVVQRSHGLVYPDITNFLSVESRTRGPPGGGSRYSESNFSIEEQDLSRTEFDSCDQYSMAAEKDSGRSDVSDIGSDNASLADEEQQQQQTPRDCPGHRSLRGAALSLKLLRNQEADQQGARLFVQSLAALLPRLLGLASAGEVDLSLQNFSSAFCSGLQAGGIHSPGFEAGDTLSCQSLMNADGLYLVSYYALLLSLKLCCCDYYRRRTLAPVLSLKEFVRLIQSSGVLVVLSQAWIEELYRQVLERNLLGEAGYWGSPEDHTLPLITVLTDIDGLGSSAIGGQLIRRASSRSPLSCAKADSDTVLAGAVFSRFILTGVWKNLIDVLSTPLTGRMAGSSKGLAFILGAEGVKEQSQRERDTICLSLDGLRKAAALSCALGVAANCASALAQMAAASCVQEEKEEKEGGEMGDAITQVKQRVEHRLEQIGRPQGVRLHTAHVLCMDAILNVGLEMGSHNHDCWPHVLRVTEYVSSLEHAHFSDGTSQPPSLTTITQQSQQAGAVDLGTELSCEPSPEASELGLSRPVIQPLSIQELLRESSRGRGLDLKSGSLMTGTSAAKAVCTLSTQADRLFEEAVTKLNLVGLVGFLQQLRKASQSQLFDSVTETGDYSLAMPGEAKSTLDRRSALHLFRLGEGMLRIVRNRNRPLLHMMRAWSVVAPHLVEASCHKERHVSQKAVSFIHDVLTEVLTSWPELPHFHFNEALFRPFEHIMQLELCDEDVQDQVITSIGELVEMCSPQILSGWRPLFSALRTVHSSKSDTKDYLLGEYSMGKSQAPVFDVFEAFINTDNIQVFANAATDYIMCLMKFVKGLGEVDYKEIGDCVHVSGYSSTDLCLPALDYLRKCSQLLAKIYKMQTKPVFLGARLASLPMRCQERSISTEDGMDCVLQEFDDETGLIQVWILLLEQLTAAVSNCPRQHQPPTLELLFALLREVSAVPGPGFAIFSVIQLLLPVMSLWLQRSHGDHSYWDVAAANFKHAIGLCCELVVEHVNSFIHSDIGCESLINLMLKDLFKLLVACVSEPAETISRVGCSCIRYILVTVGPVFTEEMWRLACCALQDAFSATLEPVKNLLACFHSGSDSFSGDACEVKVAAPSHCPSAEAEYWRIKAMAQQVFMLDTQCSPKTPNNKEGFEHAQSCVLVIELPTDQQANGRAPKRIPFRTIVVSLLSHQVLLQNLSDILLEEFVKQPDGTERVTPVTPDPGRASAGFLRYISMTNLATILDLLLDSYRTARDFDTRPGLKYLLMKVSGVCGAANLYRQSAMSFNLYFQALLCATLSQADSMTAQQVKRMLREEDEGSSDSSHPGSASSEDEDIFEETAQVSPPLGRDKRYHWRAPVPSLSVQPLSSADWAWLVKRLYKLCMDLCNSYTQMHRDLESTLEDMALQRGGGAGGGGGDHVFFLPLFPSETSTPTSASGLSARGTPSEDGAYRCQAADSAASPGDTPTPSPGFSCTGSLPHHIRPEGERRDSGTAGGAAAAGGGRRKEWWESAGNKLYTIATDKTISKLMMEYKRRKQQQPPQQQSHVNLFMKEQGRAAAAAGGGGGGGVGERPLQRPQQLVDQQAPPMRHSVSAGPEVLRQEKRPRSGSTISSHGVSLRDSEAQIQAWTNMVLTLLKQILLLSDPSFLALQPALYPCLGQLSCHVTDGRVRQALREWLCRVGRLYDISA